The Planococcus liqunii genome includes a region encoding these proteins:
- a CDS encoding transposase, with protein sequence MNTRKSYTYETKKQAVEQYFEGRSVNELAPLLEIQNPANIRHWARLVKEAKSFEVLREKRRGPRESGKDAKTELEITKAELERTKLEVMYLKKLIALRKE encoded by the coding sequence GTGAACACACGAAAAAGCTATACCTATGAAACCAAGAAGCAGGCGGTAGAACAGTACTTTGAAGGACGATCCGTTAACGAATTAGCCCCCCTCCTGGAGATTCAGAACCCTGCCAATATCCGGCACTGGGCGCGGCTGGTGAAGGAAGCCAAGTCTTTTGAGGTGCTTCGTGAAAAACGCAGAGGGCCACGGGAGTCGGGCAAAGACGCGAAAACAGAATTGGAAATTACCAAAGCTGAATTGGAACGCACGAAGCTTGAAGTGATGTACTTAAAAAAGCTTATTGCGCTCCGAAAGGAGTGA
- a CDS encoding tRNA threonylcarbamoyladenosine dehydratase produces MLHQFSRNELAVGKEGIELLKNTTVAVLGVGGVGSFAAEACARSGVGRIILVDKDNVDITNINRQLVANLSTVGQSKAEVMKKRIADINTECEVISLHMFYTEETFEEFFSYNPDYVIDASDTMIYKVHLMQECYKRGVKIISSMGAANKTDPTRFRIADISKTHTDPLAKIIRKKLREAGIRKGIPVVFSDESPIVIREDVVGTVGKPDAAIRKAKMPPSSNAFTPSTVGLICASWVVNDITREIPIERVRNN; encoded by the coding sequence ATGTTACATCAATTTTCACGAAATGAATTAGCCGTGGGCAAAGAAGGAATCGAATTATTGAAAAACACGACTGTCGCTGTGCTGGGTGTGGGCGGCGTGGGGTCATTCGCCGCTGAAGCGTGTGCACGCAGCGGAGTCGGCCGCATCATCCTCGTTGACAAGGACAATGTCGACATCACCAACATCAACCGCCAGCTGGTGGCCAACCTTTCAACCGTCGGCCAGTCCAAAGCAGAAGTGATGAAAAAGCGCATTGCTGATATCAACACCGAATGTGAAGTGATTTCTTTACATATGTTTTATACGGAAGAAACGTTTGAGGAATTCTTCAGCTACAACCCGGATTACGTCATCGACGCATCCGACACGATGATCTACAAAGTCCACTTGATGCAGGAATGCTACAAGCGCGGCGTGAAAATCATCTCCAGCATGGGCGCGGCGAACAAAACCGATCCGACGCGTTTCCGCATTGCGGACATTTCCAAAACGCATACCGATCCGCTCGCCAAAATCATCCGCAAAAAATTGCGTGAAGCGGGAATCCGCAAAGGCATTCCGGTCGTCTTTTCCGATGAAAGCCCGATTGTCATCCGCGAAGACGTCGTCGGAACCGTCGGAAAGCCGGATGCAGCGATCCGCAAAGCGAAAATGCCGCCAAGCTCCAACGCCTTTACACCGTCTACGGTCGGCTTGATTTGCGCGAGCTGGGTCGTCAACGACATCACCCGCGAGATTCCGATCGAACGCGTCAGAAATAATTAA
- a CDS encoding IS3 family transposase, whose amino-acid sequence MKPIDLDFVFVEEHKNRFPITELIGIVQNLSRAGYYKRLKKDPAQSQTERDQALLKQMLSLYVTHGGNLGHERFKLELENVYTHIVSLKRIRRMREMYRMPLKTARRKPRPAGSGHAVIDNLLNRNFKAMRPGLKFSVDISYLEVKKPFRDFIYLCAILDLYNNEIVAYTISDTLDVDFVLEAVRQLEARGFEKEALLHSDQGIQFTSHSYQGLLKKMELTQSMSRRGNCWDNAPIESFFGKLKTEMPGFTVPETAAQMRAAVAAYITYYNETRPQLKLGASPVTYRNLQARAA is encoded by the coding sequence GTGAAACCGATCGACCTCGACTTTGTGTTCGTTGAAGAGCACAAGAACCGGTTCCCGATTACAGAGCTCATTGGCATAGTCCAGAACCTGAGCCGCGCGGGCTATTACAAACGGCTGAAAAAAGACCCTGCGCAGTCGCAAACGGAACGGGACCAAGCGCTTTTAAAACAGATGCTTTCGCTCTACGTCACCCATGGTGGGAATTTGGGTCACGAACGGTTTAAGCTGGAGCTCGAGAATGTATACACTCATATCGTCAGTCTCAAACGCATCCGCCGGATGCGGGAAATGTATCGCATGCCGCTCAAGACAGCACGCCGAAAGCCACGTCCTGCCGGAAGCGGCCATGCGGTTATCGATAATCTCCTGAACCGGAACTTCAAGGCCATGCGACCGGGTCTCAAGTTTTCCGTTGATATCAGTTACCTGGAAGTGAAAAAGCCATTCCGGGACTTTATCTACTTATGTGCAATTCTGGATCTATACAATAACGAAATCGTTGCTTACACCATCAGCGACACCCTGGATGTGGATTTTGTCCTGGAGGCCGTTCGTCAGTTGGAAGCACGCGGGTTCGAGAAAGAAGCCCTTCTCCACAGTGATCAGGGCATCCAGTTCACCAGCCATAGCTATCAAGGACTCCTGAAAAAAATGGAACTGACCCAGTCAATGTCCCGTCGGGGCAACTGTTGGGACAATGCGCCGATTGAAAGCTTTTTTGGCAAGCTCAAAACCGAAATGCCCGGTTTCACTGTGCCTGAAACGGCAGCCCAAATGCGCGCAGCAGTAGCCGCCTACATCACGTATTATAACGAGACACGACCGCAACTGAAACTCGGTGCGTCACCGGTTACATACCGCAATTTACAAGCACGGGCCGCTTAA